In a single window of the Acidobacteriaceae bacterium genome:
- a CDS encoding RNA methyltransferase has product MRARLTVGLVGARNPSNIGAAARAMRDFGFSDLRFVNEYAVPFEAAQLESTRSAVGAAEIMRTARAFGSVSEAIADCTLVVGTTAIGGRQVERQVLALAEAAPLLLEELSSPNARVALLFGSEKTGLTNDQLSHCQVLITIPMFAPAEARHLSMNLGQSVAVCLYELVRGGFENARELPAIGEARVTADTRERLTHLLIEAMDQTGYSRRFPANAREHVVRQLAMHLGKTQDEAATWMGFLRQILRSEKKDAPGI; this is encoded by the coding sequence ATGCGGGCACGATTGACGGTTGGCCTCGTAGGGGCTCGCAATCCATCCAATATCGGCGCAGCCGCACGTGCGATGCGCGACTTCGGCTTCTCCGATCTGCGGTTCGTGAATGAGTATGCGGTCCCGTTCGAGGCCGCTCAGCTTGAGTCAACAAGGTCGGCGGTCGGAGCAGCGGAAATCATGCGAACCGCGCGCGCTTTTGGTTCTGTATCAGAAGCGATCGCCGACTGCACACTTGTCGTCGGAACAACCGCAATCGGTGGACGCCAGGTAGAACGACAAGTGCTTGCGCTTGCCGAGGCGGCGCCTTTGCTTCTGGAGGAGCTGTCGAGCCCGAATGCACGGGTCGCGCTGCTCTTCGGCTCCGAGAAAACTGGCCTGACGAACGATCAACTCAGCCATTGTCAGGTGCTCATTACGATTCCAATGTTCGCTCCTGCAGAGGCCCGACACCTCTCGATGAACCTGGGGCAGTCGGTCGCGGTATGCCTTTACGAGCTGGTGCGCGGTGGCTTCGAGAATGCCAGAGAGCTCCCCGCTATTGGTGAAGCGCGTGTGACGGCAGATACCCGCGAGCGGCTCACCCATCTGCTCATCGAAGCCATGGACCAGACCGGCTATTCGCGGCGGTTTCCGGCCAACGCACGAGAGCACGTGGTACGGCAGCTTGCGATGCATTTAGGCAAAACGCAGGACGAAGCTGCCACATGGATGGGCTTTTTACGGCAAATCCTCCGCAGCGAAAAGAAAGACGCTCCGGGCATCTAG
- a CDS encoding cytochrome C oxidase subunit IV family protein: protein MAETAHHHDAEAQDPTNVTNPEHGSHHIVTPGVYALVFGTLLLFTAITVIAAFIDLSWANPVIALFIACLKATIVILFFMHVKYQSRLIKITIASGFFIFLALIVMTLSDYMSRSWGLW, encoded by the coding sequence ATGGCTGAGACCGCTCACCACCACGACGCCGAAGCTCAAGATCCGACAAACGTCACCAACCCGGAACATGGGTCGCACCATATCGTCACTCCGGGCGTGTATGCGCTGGTGTTCGGGACATTGCTTCTCTTTACCGCAATCACCGTAATCGCGGCGTTCATCGATCTGAGCTGGGCGAATCCGGTGATTGCGCTGTTCATCGCATGCCTTAAGGCAACCATCGTGATCCTGTTCTTCATGCACGTAAAGTACCAGTCGCGGCTGATCAAGATAACGATCGCCTCTGGTTTCTTCATATTCCTTGCTCTGATCGTCATGACGCTCAGCGATTACATGAGCCGTTCCTGGGGCCTCTGGTAA
- a CDS encoding cytochrome c oxidase subunit 3 family protein, whose amino-acid sequence MDNIVATEHPYTHETAVHAEHAHVSLPQHRHHFETVEQQREAGSFGMWLFLLTEIMFFGGLFFSYLLYRNWYYDAFFTASNQLSIPLGTANTAILITSGFFMALAVWCAEVRKKDMLVWTLILTTVFGIAFICIKGVEWHAEWVHHHIPGAHYDISEYVNPAAFGIHEKPLAPDMAQRTQIFFFLYFGMTGMHALHMIIGIALLFWLIWRARRGEFSAGYVAPIENFGLYWHFVDIVWLFLFPLLYLINRHPLH is encoded by the coding sequence TTGGATAACATCGTCGCGACCGAGCATCCATACACGCACGAGACAGCGGTCCATGCAGAGCACGCGCATGTCTCGCTGCCGCAGCACCGTCATCACTTTGAGACGGTCGAGCAGCAGCGCGAGGCGGGAAGCTTTGGGATGTGGCTGTTCCTGCTTACCGAAATCATGTTCTTCGGAGGCCTCTTCTTTTCGTACCTCCTCTATCGCAACTGGTACTACGATGCGTTCTTCACGGCGTCGAATCAGCTCAGCATTCCCTTGGGTACCGCCAATACCGCGATCCTGATCACGTCAGGCTTCTTTATGGCTCTCGCGGTGTGGTGTGCTGAGGTGCGCAAGAAGGACATGCTGGTTTGGACCTTGATTCTGACCACGGTCTTCGGCATTGCGTTCATATGTATTAAGGGAGTTGAGTGGCACGCCGAGTGGGTACATCACCACATCCCGGGCGCGCACTATGACATCTCCGAATATGTAAACCCGGCAGCTTTCGGGATTCACGAAAAACCCTTGGCGCCCGATATGGCGCAGCGCACGCAGATCTTTTTCTTCCTCTACTTCGGGATGACGGGCATGCACGCTCTGCACATGATCATCGGTATTGCCCTGCTCTTTTGGCTTATCTGGCGTGCGCGAAGAGGCGAATTCAGTGCCGGGTATGTCGCGCCGATCGAAAATTTCGGTCTGTATTGGCACTTCGTCGATATCGTTTGGCTATTCCTGTTCCCGCTGCTTTATCTGATCAACCGGCACCCGCTTCACTAA
- a CDS encoding cbb3-type cytochrome c oxidase subunit I has translation MSSTATIVSLPDQATARLPKVSYLNKEHGLLSWLLTGDHKRIAMLYLISITFFFFIGGAFAGLIRLELLTPQPDLVAADTYNKFFTMHGIIMVFLFLVPSVPATIGNFLIPIMVGAKDLAFPKINLLSWYLYVVGGIMLLAALVLGGVDTGWTFTTPLSTHYLNTHVITAALAIFVAGFSSIFTGLNFIVTIHRMRCPGMTWFRLPLFVWSNYAASLLMVLGTPVLAITLVLVLLERVFGIGVFDPTKGGDPLLFQHLFWFYSHPAVYIMILPGMGVISETISTFSRKRVFGYTAVAFSSVAIALFGFFVWAHHMFIMGISNYSALVFSLLTMLVAVPSAIKVFNWAFTLQKGSITFETPMLYSFGFLGLFTIGGLTGVFLGSLGMDIHLTETYFIVAHFHFVMVGGMLMAFLAGVHFWWPKMTGRMYPESLSKLAAVTTFIGFILTFMPQFILGYLGMPRRYHAYPPEYQVLNVLSTAGATVLGVGYMLPLLYLAWSLKYGAIAGDNPWQATGLEWQIQSPPLTENFIEIPIMDHEAYDYEWLEQKQRNEVTTVG, from the coding sequence ATGAGCAGCACAGCAACCATCGTCTCTCTACCCGATCAGGCCACGGCAAGACTGCCGAAGGTCAGCTATCTCAACAAAGAGCACGGCCTGTTGAGCTGGCTGCTGACCGGCGATCATAAGCGGATCGCGATGCTTTACCTGATCTCGATCACTTTCTTTTTCTTTATCGGAGGAGCGTTTGCCGGCCTGATCCGACTCGAGTTGCTGACGCCCCAACCCGATCTCGTGGCGGCCGATACCTACAACAAGTTCTTCACGATGCACGGCATCATCATGGTGTTCCTGTTCCTGGTGCCGTCGGTGCCGGCAACGATCGGGAACTTCCTGATCCCGATCATGGTCGGAGCGAAAGACCTTGCCTTTCCGAAGATCAATTTGCTGAGCTGGTATTTGTATGTTGTTGGCGGCATCATGTTGCTCGCCGCGCTAGTGCTCGGTGGCGTGGATACCGGTTGGACCTTCACCACCCCGCTCTCGACGCATTACCTGAACACGCACGTCATTACAGCGGCGCTGGCTATCTTTGTGGCTGGGTTCAGCTCGATCTTCACCGGTCTGAACTTCATCGTGACGATCCACCGCATGCGCTGCCCGGGCATGACGTGGTTCCGGCTGCCACTTTTCGTGTGGTCGAATTACGCAGCCTCGCTGCTGATGGTATTGGGTACGCCGGTTCTGGCGATCACCCTGGTTCTCGTGCTGCTAGAGCGCGTCTTCGGAATCGGCGTTTTCGATCCGACCAAAGGCGGCGATCCGCTGCTGTTTCAGCATCTGTTCTGGTTCTACTCCCATCCGGCTGTGTACATCATGATCTTGCCGGGCATGGGCGTTATCTCGGAGACGATCTCCACGTTCAGCCGAAAGCGCGTGTTTGGCTACACGGCCGTCGCCTTCAGCTCGGTCGCAATCGCGCTGTTCGGGTTCTTCGTTTGGGCACACCACATGTTCATCATGGGGATCTCGAACTACTCGGCGCTGGTGTTTTCACTGCTGACGATGCTCGTAGCGGTGCCCTCGGCGATCAAGGTCTTCAACTGGGCATTCACCCTGCAGAAGGGCTCGATCACCTTCGAGACCCCCATGCTCTACTCCTTCGGCTTCCTGGGCCTGTTCACCATTGGCGGACTGACGGGTGTCTTTCTCGGCTCGCTGGGCATGGACATCCACCTGACAGAGACCTACTTTATCGTCGCCCACTTCCACTTCGTGATGGTCGGCGGCATGCTTATGGCATTCCTGGCAGGCGTGCACTTCTGGTGGCCGAAGATGACGGGCCGCATGTATCCGGAGTCGCTATCCAAGCTTGCGGCAGTCACGACCTTTATCGGGTTCATCCTCACCTTCATGCCGCAGTTCATCCTTGGATATCTCGGCATGCCACGCCGCTATCATGCCTATCCGCCTGAGTACCAGGTGCTCAACGTCCTTTCGACGGCAGGTGCGACAGTGCTCGGAGTGGGATACATGCTGCCTCTCCTCTACCTCGCCTGGTCCCTGAAGTACGGCGCCATCGCGGGTGACAACCCGTGGCAAGCAACCGGCCTCGAGTGGCAGATACAATCCCCGCCGCTGACGGAAAACTTCATCGAGATTCCAATCATGGATCACGAAGCCTATGACTATGAGTGGCTCGAGCAAAAGCAGAGGAATGAGGTGACGACCGTTGGATAA
- the coxB gene encoding cytochrome c oxidase subunit II yields MGISPVLWQFLIKWLHSSALFPAEASTIAPYTDALYFFLVAISVFGLVFVAILVFYFSLRYRRDKHPVAIQVEGSTILEATWTIIPLALFLVTFVWGGLLYFRIYDPPPNAMNIYVVGKQWMWKAEHPGGQHEINALHIPVGQPIQLTMISQDVFHSFSIPDFRVKREVIPGRYSTVWFQATDPGTYHIFCTQYCGTLHSGMIGEVTAMDPGDYKKWLDQSNSGMSLAQNGERLFASMGCNACHSGNASARGPNLAGVYGSKLTLTDGSQVLVNDAYLRDAILNPSQHVTAGFAPIMPTYQGQISEDGLIDIVEFIKQLQSNYRIQQTFVTADSNQASPVTPAVGTNQDSVKP; encoded by the coding sequence ATGGGTATTAGTCCAGTCCTGTGGCAATTTCTGATCAAGTGGCTGCATAGCTCGGCGCTCTTTCCGGCCGAAGCATCCACCATCGCACCCTATACGGATGCGCTGTATTTCTTCCTGGTCGCGATTTCTGTTTTCGGGCTGGTCTTCGTGGCCATCCTGGTCTTCTACTTCTCTCTGCGGTATCGCCGCGACAAGCATCCCGTGGCTATTCAAGTCGAGGGTTCGACGATCCTCGAAGCTACATGGACCATCATTCCGCTGGCGTTATTCCTTGTCACCTTCGTGTGGGGAGGCCTGTTGTATTTCCGGATCTACGATCCTCCACCGAATGCGATGAACATCTATGTGGTAGGAAAACAGTGGATGTGGAAGGCCGAGCACCCGGGCGGCCAGCACGAAATCAATGCATTGCACATTCCAGTTGGACAGCCGATCCAGTTGACGATGATCTCGCAGGACGTCTTCCACAGCTTCTCAATCCCGGACTTTCGCGTGAAGCGCGAGGTCATCCCGGGCCGTTACTCCACAGTCTGGTTTCAGGCCACGGATCCGGGAACGTATCACATCTTTTGCACGCAGTATTGCGGAACCCTGCACTCGGGCATGATCGGTGAAGTGACCGCGATGGACCCAGGCGACTACAAGAAATGGCTGGACCAGTCCAACTCAGGCATGAGCCTGGCGCAGAACGGCGAGCGCCTCTTCGCGTCCATGGGATGCAACGCCTGCCACTCCGGCAATGCTTCGGCCCGCGGCCCGAATCTCGCAGGTGTCTATGGATCGAAGCTCACGCTGACTGATGGGAGCCAAGTCCTTGTCAACGACGCGTATCTGCGCGACGCGATTCTGAATCCCTCGCAGCATGTTACGGCTGGTTTCGCTCCGATCATGCCCACATATCAGGGGCAGATCAGTGAAGACGGTCTTATAGATATCGTCGAATTCATCAAGCAATTGCAATCCAACTACCGCATCCAGCAGACCTTCGTCACAGCGGACTCGAACCAGGCCTCGCCTGTTACGCCCGCAGTCGGCACCAACCAGGACTCGGTGAAGCCATGA
- a CDS encoding SCO family protein: protein MIRSTPNRNCCRLLPGLAVVALTLGLAVAPLCAQVSSYGDKAEGTNVGDQLPKVLQGAKIQQHLNAQLPLGATFTDDHGNPVTLGRYFDGKHPVLLSAVYYNCPMLCSEELDGITSSLEMVHLTPGKDFQVVVISIDPTETSQLAARRKDFYLRRYGRPETTNGWHFLVGQEPSIRALTDAIGFGYVRVPGPDGKLTQFAHASSIELATPQGRVAQYYLGVEYSPKDILLGLIDASDNKIGSPVANILTYCYHYDPQINRHSLIVARVVQLGGMVTVASLGGFMFLMFRRDKELSRKLGSVPNWHDDNWRNG from the coding sequence TTGATTCGATCTACCCCAAACCGCAACTGCTGCCGCCTCCTCCCGGGGCTGGCTGTCGTTGCCCTAACTTTAGGGCTGGCGGTTGCACCGTTGTGTGCACAGGTATCGAGCTATGGTGATAAGGCGGAAGGCACAAACGTAGGCGATCAACTGCCGAAAGTGCTGCAAGGCGCAAAGATTCAGCAACATCTGAACGCGCAGCTTCCTCTCGGCGCCACGTTCACAGACGATCATGGGAATCCCGTCACCCTCGGCCGGTATTTCGATGGCAAACATCCAGTGCTTCTTTCGGCGGTTTATTACAACTGTCCGATGCTCTGCTCGGAGGAGCTAGACGGCATCACGAGCTCGCTTGAGATGGTGCATCTTACGCCGGGCAAAGACTTCCAGGTCGTTGTCATCAGTATCGATCCGACCGAGACATCGCAGCTGGCAGCGCGGCGAAAGGACTTCTACCTCCGTCGCTATGGTCGACCGGAGACCACGAACGGCTGGCATTTCCTCGTTGGGCAGGAACCCAGCATCCGAGCTCTTACCGATGCGATCGGATTTGGCTACGTTCGAGTGCCCGGACCAGACGGTAAGCTCACTCAATTTGCGCATGCCAGCTCGATCGAGCTGGCGACACCTCAAGGTCGAGTGGCGCAGTACTACCTTGGCGTCGAGTACTCGCCGAAGGACATCCTTCTGGGATTGATTGACGCCTCGGATAACAAGATCGGCTCGCCCGTTGCCAATATCCTCACCTATTGCTATCACTACGATCCGCAGATCAACAGGCACTCTCTGATCGTTGCGCGGGTTGTTCAGCTGGGCGGCATGGTGACGGTTGCGAGCCTCGGCGGATTTATGTTTCTGATGTTTCGGCGAGACAAGGAACTGAGCCGCAAACTCGGCAGCGTGCCAAATTGGCATGATGACAACTGGCGGAACGGATAA
- a CDS encoding cytochrome c: MRKTRRQVLASGIERAVRVTAIILSTGAMLVLAGCRQDMQDEPKFFPQRGTTFYPDGRSVRPQVANTVARNQGNEDSYFYTGLINGKEGDGLPIDLTPDTMARGQERFNVYCTPCHSRVGNGDGMIVQRGYRPAGDFHTDRLRSAPLGHFFAVMTNGYGAMPDYAAQITPQDRWAIAAYIRALQLSQNAKQSDVPAGAHVEDLHQIANDQGMPPGFADPWGLPSTAVYGTPNGQDNGIPGQGTTTAPAGSQTHGNSTAAQPSTTRNSSGPPLAKPDAQAPGRLAGPQH; this comes from the coding sequence ATGCGAAAGACGAGACGCCAAGTGCTGGCTTCAGGCATTGAAAGAGCGGTACGAGTCACGGCCATCATCCTGTCGACCGGTGCGATGCTGGTGCTCGCCGGCTGCCGTCAGGATATGCAGGACGAGCCCAAGTTCTTCCCCCAGCGCGGCACCACGTTCTATCCGGACGGCCGGTCTGTGCGACCGCAGGTTGCAAATACGGTCGCGCGCAACCAGGGGAACGAGGATTCGTATTTTTATACGGGTCTGATCAATGGCAAAGAGGGAGACGGTCTGCCGATCGACCTGACGCCGGACACGATGGCACGCGGACAGGAGCGATTCAATGTCTACTGCACTCCGTGTCACTCACGCGTAGGGAACGGCGACGGCATGATCGTGCAGCGTGGTTATCGCCCGGCAGGCGATTTCCATACGGACCGGCTCCGCAGCGCACCACTCGGCCACTTCTTCGCGGTCATGACCAACGGCTATGGCGCCATGCCTGATTACGCTGCACAGATTACGCCGCAGGATCGCTGGGCTATCGCGGCCTACATCCGTGCGCTCCAGTTGAGCCAGAACGCGAAGCAGTCGGACGTTCCTGCCGGGGCGCATGTCGAAGATCTTCACCAGATTGCAAACGACCAGGGAATGCCTCCTGGCTTTGCAGACCCGTGGGGACTTCCGTCGACTGCTGTCTACGGAACACCCAACGGCCAGGACAACGGCATTCCGGGGCAGGGGACCACGACGGCCCCGGCGGGTTCGCAAACGCACGGGAACAGTACAGCGGCGCAGCCTTCCACGACTCGAAACTCTTCTGGGCCTCCGCTTGCAAAACCGGACGCGCAGGCGCCGGGCAGGTTGGCTGGACCGCAACATTAG
- a CDS encoding DUF3341 domain-containing protein — MPVREGIYGLLAEFNTPSELVHATEMAHRAGYRRMECYTPYPVEEAAEALRFHKTRVPLICLIGGIMGLITGYGMEVWVNVWGYPLNIRAMPLFSWPAFVIPGYEWTILFAGLSAAFGMIALNGLPQLYHPLFNAPNFRDGATTDKFFLCLEAHDPRFSVAGTRVFLEQFNPVSVVEVDH, encoded by the coding sequence ATGCCGGTGCGTGAAGGAATCTACGGTCTGCTGGCGGAGTTCAACACGCCGTCGGAGTTGGTGCACGCGACGGAGATGGCGCACCGCGCAGGGTATCGCCGCATGGAGTGCTATACACCCTACCCGGTGGAGGAAGCAGCCGAGGCTCTGCGCTTTCATAAGACGCGCGTTCCGCTCATCTGTCTCATCGGCGGCATCATGGGGCTGATAACGGGCTATGGCATGGAAGTCTGGGTTAACGTCTGGGGGTATCCGCTGAACATCCGCGCGATGCCACTATTCAGCTGGCCGGCCTTTGTGATTCCCGGCTACGAGTGGACCATCCTCTTCGCGGGTCTCTCGGCTGCCTTCGGGATGATTGCGCTGAATGGTCTACCGCAGCTTTATCATCCGCTGTTCAACGCTCCCAACTTCCGCGACGGCGCGACGACGGACAAGTTCTTCCTTTGCCTCGAGGCACACGACCCGCGATTCTCGGTTGCCGGGACCCGCGTGTTTCTCGAGCAGTTCAACCCGGTCTCTGTTGTGGAGGTCGACCACTAA
- the nrfD gene encoding NrfD/PsrC family molybdoenzyme membrane anchor subunit — translation MATQGPIHDPETVHDPMIDPRTGEYAVIAPGHNFRSVTQKIAGIVLTGSTPWAWWGGFFFAATVALGVVIGVTWLFLKGVGIWGVTIPGAWGFAIINFVWWIGIGHAGTLISAILLLFKQGWRNSINRFAEAMTIFAVCCAGMFPLLHIGRPWLGYWLFPYPNTMNVWPQFRSPLAWDVFAVSTYATISVVFWYIGMVPDFGTLRDRAKAPIAKYLYGLLSLGWRGSTRHWIRYESASLLLAGLSTPLVLSVHTTISFDFAVAAMAGWHTTIFPPYFVAGAVYSGFAMVLTLAIPIRKFYHLEDLVTLRHLDNMAKVMLVTGSIVAYGYGMEVFMSWYSASHWEFFMMWNRMFGPMGWAYWLLILTNIAIPLTTLWSRRLRVSPGYLFFLSFVVNIGMWFERFVIVVTSLYREYLPSSWGTYRATFWDYILFIGTWGFFTTLFLLFARLAPMIPMSEIKMMLPQTKVRPGGQPADRVVEEAL, via the coding sequence ATGGCGACCCAAGGTCCAATTCACGATCCGGAGACCGTGCACGACCCGATGATCGACCCGCGAACGGGCGAGTATGCGGTCATCGCGCCAGGGCACAACTTCAGGAGCGTCACCCAGAAAATCGCGGGGATTGTGCTCACCGGGAGCACGCCCTGGGCATGGTGGGGCGGCTTCTTCTTTGCCGCCACGGTTGCGCTCGGAGTTGTCATCGGCGTCACGTGGCTATTCCTGAAGGGCGTTGGCATCTGGGGCGTCACGATTCCTGGAGCCTGGGGATTCGCCATCATTAACTTCGTCTGGTGGATCGGTATCGGTCACGCCGGAACGCTCATTTCAGCCATTTTGTTGCTCTTCAAGCAAGGCTGGCGTAACTCGATCAACCGCTTCGCCGAGGCGATGACGATCTTCGCCGTGTGCTGCGCCGGTATGTTCCCGTTGCTGCATATCGGCCGTCCGTGGCTTGGATACTGGCTCTTCCCGTATCCGAACACGATGAACGTGTGGCCGCAGTTCCGCAGCCCACTCGCGTGGGACGTCTTCGCGGTGTCAACGTACGCCACGATCTCGGTCGTGTTCTGGTATATCGGCATGGTGCCGGACTTCGGTACGTTGCGCGACCGCGCAAAGGCGCCGATTGCGAAGTACTTGTACGGTCTGCTGTCGCTGGGCTGGCGCGGATCGACGCGGCATTGGATCCGGTATGAGTCCGCTTCGCTCCTGCTGGCCGGTCTCTCGACGCCGCTGGTGCTGTCCGTGCACACAACCATCAGCTTCGACTTCGCTGTGGCGGCGATGGCGGGTTGGCATACGACTATCTTCCCGCCCTATTTCGTCGCCGGAGCTGTCTACTCTGGCTTCGCGATGGTGCTCACACTCGCGATACCGATTCGGAAGTTCTACCACCTGGAAGACCTGGTGACGCTTCGCCATCTCGACAACATGGCGAAGGTCATGCTGGTTACAGGCTCCATCGTCGCCTATGGGTACGGCATGGAAGTCTTCATGAGCTGGTACTCGGCGAGCCACTGGGAGTTCTTCATGATGTGGAACCGTATGTTTGGCCCGATGGGCTGGGCGTACTGGCTGCTCATCCTGACCAACATTGCAATTCCGCTAACGACCTTGTGGAGCAGGCGCCTGCGCGTGAGCCCGGGCTACCTGTTCTTCCTGAGCTTTGTGGTGAACATAGGCATGTGGTTCGAGCGCTTCGTCATCGTCGTGACCTCGCTCTACCGTGAATACCTGCCATCGAGCTGGGGAACTTACCGTGCCACGTTCTGGGACTACATCCTGTTCATCGGCACGTGGGGCTTCTTTACCACCTTGTTCCTGCTCTTCGCGCGGCTCGCTCCAATGATCCCGATGAGCGAGATCAAGATGATGCTGCCGCAGACCAAAGTGCGGCCCGGCGGGCAGCCCGCGGACCGCGTTGTTGAGGAGGCCCTCTGA